Proteins co-encoded in one Balneolaceae bacterium genomic window:
- a CDS encoding alpha/beta fold hydrolase — protein sequence MNDSIKTLRGISVLLTLSSPLAAQESTSAMDPGVRIAAVDSVAALVEYHYVMPDAGRIIAEHIRMQARSGAYQKTTTLSELAQALTEDLQAVNGDLHLNEAPLLNLEPCEIEGVEGMLRCGTLDVFEDRTAKIGRMISLHLAILPAMSENNAHDPLFILAGGPGQSVINEARGIARDLADVRKHRDIVLVDLRGTGKSNALRCEPDTPQAKLNFLSWSLSDSLVTECLQKFNADPALYTTPILMDDLNEVRAKLGYDQINLYGTSYGTRAALVYARRHPDRVRSLVLRSVAPPGVPIPLLPARHGQAALESRFAECAAEEECRTQFPSLAKNLDEVLTRLSEEPAQARYVDPASGDTSAVSINREIFAGGIQFALYTPFLAKLLPEMIHEAASNNFAPFIQVATPMAEMLPRSISLGPVLLRHLYRRCSVSLADG from the coding sequence ATGAATGATTCGATAAAAACATTAAGAGGTATATCTGTACTGTTAACTCTTTCCAGTCCGCTTGCCGCACAGGAGAGCACTTCTGCCATGGATCCGGGAGTCCGGATCGCAGCCGTAGACAGCGTCGCCGCACTCGTCGAGTACCACTATGTGATGCCCGACGCAGGTCGCATAATCGCCGAGCATATACGGATGCAGGCGCGATCGGGTGCCTATCAAAAAACCACAACACTTTCCGAACTTGCACAGGCACTCACTGAGGACTTGCAGGCGGTCAACGGAGACCTGCACCTGAACGAAGCACCTCTTCTGAACCTGGAACCCTGTGAGATCGAAGGTGTGGAAGGAATGCTCCGGTGCGGCACTCTCGATGTCTTTGAGGATCGGACGGCGAAGATTGGCCGCATGATTTCACTCCACCTTGCTATTCTACCTGCAATGAGCGAAAACAACGCACATGACCCCTTATTCATATTGGCGGGCGGTCCAGGTCAATCAGTAATAAACGAAGCGCGGGGTATAGCCCGCGATCTTGCAGACGTACGTAAGCATAGAGATATTGTTCTTGTGGATTTGCGCGGTACAGGAAAGTCAAACGCACTGCGCTGCGAGCCGGATACACCTCAGGCAAAACTGAATTTTCTTTCCTGGAGCCTGTCGGATTCATTGGTTACGGAATGTCTCCAAAAATTTAATGCCGACCCCGCACTCTATACCACACCGATTCTGATGGACGACCTGAACGAGGTGCGAGCTAAGCTTGGCTATGACCAGATAAATCTCTATGGCACATCTTACGGCACACGTGCGGCACTTGTTTATGCGCGGCGTCATCCCGATCGGGTTCGCTCTCTCGTACTTCGGTCAGTTGCTCCTCCGGGTGTACCGATTCCACTCTTACCTGCGCGTCACGGGCAGGCAGCCCTTGAGAGCCGTTTTGCAGAGTGTGCAGCTGAGGAGGAGTGCCGTACCCAATTCCCCTCCCTTGCGAAAAACCTTGATGAGGTGCTCACACGCCTCTCCGAAGAACCCGCACAAGCCAGATACGTAGATCCCGCATCCGGTGATACATCTGCGGTGTCGATCAACCGCGAGATCTTTGCGGGGGGCATCCAATTTGCTCTTTACACACCTTTTTTAGCGAAGCTACTGCCGGAAATGATCCATGAAGCTGCTTCAAACAATTTTGCGCCTTTCATCCAAGTCGCCACCCCAATGGCGGAGATGCTTCCGCGCTCTATAAGCTTAGGCCCTGTTCTACTCCGTCACCTGTACCGAAGATGCTCCGTTAGTCTGGCAGATGGATGA
- a CDS encoding ATP-binding protein → MRKLDSKSLRKACETELFDFESTKEIEDLITILGQERLTSSLDFGTKMDQKGYNIFALGPDETDKQSYIREYLENESKNQEVPEDLCYINNFDDKYKPSSMLLPSGRGKDLKQKMDKLIEDLTPTLTAAFESEEYENRRQALQDEVQNQQDKSLEDIQNKAREKGLSLLRTPAGFTFAPIKEEGDQDLMSEDDVRNLSKEKREELEKKTKELQSELQEFVRKMPATKRQMRKQKKELDKEIASYAIKDLFEEVREEFSELENIQNFLESVEKDVVENVQAIMSNQGGPQQNQLAQMMGGGQQPQMAGMSGGSGNPILDRYRVNVVVDNSETEGAPVIYEDNPSYKNLIGRIEYKSKMGALTTNFNLIKPGALHKANGGYLILDARQLLLEPFAWEGLKRVLKSEKLKIESLGESYSMISTVSLEPDPIDIDVKIVLMGHRLLYYLLCRYDPDFQKLFKVEADFEDEIERSDENQVNYSKFIAGLVNENELRPFSREAVAKVIEQSSRLVSDREKLSIKTDEIQDLLMESNHWASENEHDLVQYEDVEKAVEQKIYRSARIRDKIQESIDRDTIFIDTEGKAVGQINGLSVAKIGNLMFGRPNRITARVQIGKGEIINIEREVEMSGPIHSKGVLILKGFLGERYAKNSPLSMNASLVFEQSYSNIDGDSASAAELFALLSAIGDVPLKQSFSVTGSINQHGQIQPIGGVNEKIEGFFDVCKKRGLTGDQGVLIPKANEKNLMLRSDILEAVEDDKFHIYSIGHVDEGLKFLTDMEIGEEQEDGTYPEQTLNHKVTSNLSQLADKRKAFTAPENGRK, encoded by the coding sequence GTGAGAAAATTAGACAGTAAATCACTGCGAAAAGCCTGCGAAACAGAACTATTTGATTTTGAATCAACAAAAGAGATTGAAGATCTAATCACCATTTTAGGCCAGGAACGATTGACTTCATCCCTGGACTTTGGGACTAAAATGGACCAGAAAGGTTATAATATTTTTGCTCTTGGTCCGGATGAGACAGATAAACAGAGTTATATCCGGGAATATCTCGAGAATGAATCAAAAAATCAGGAAGTGCCTGAAGATCTTTGCTACATCAATAATTTTGATGACAAATATAAGCCTTCATCAATGTTGCTGCCAAGTGGCAGAGGTAAAGATCTGAAACAAAAAATGGACAAGTTGATCGAGGATCTTACTCCTACACTCACGGCTGCATTTGAATCAGAAGAGTATGAAAACCGCCGCCAGGCATTGCAGGATGAAGTTCAGAATCAGCAAGATAAATCTCTTGAGGATATTCAGAATAAAGCAAGGGAAAAGGGATTATCACTTTTACGAACTCCTGCCGGGTTTACTTTTGCTCCTATTAAAGAGGAAGGGGATCAGGACTTGATGTCTGAAGATGATGTTCGGAATCTTTCCAAAGAAAAAAGAGAAGAGCTGGAAAAGAAAACGAAGGAACTTCAGTCAGAGTTGCAGGAATTTGTTCGAAAAATGCCCGCTACCAAGCGTCAGATGCGTAAACAAAAAAAAGAATTAGATAAAGAGATCGCTTCATACGCCATAAAAGATCTTTTTGAAGAGGTTCGTGAGGAGTTTTCAGAATTGGAAAACATACAAAACTTCCTGGAAAGCGTAGAGAAGGATGTTGTTGAGAACGTACAAGCTATTATGAGTAATCAGGGAGGCCCTCAGCAAAATCAACTCGCCCAGATGATGGGCGGCGGGCAACAGCCACAGATGGCAGGAATGTCGGGTGGTTCAGGCAATCCGATACTGGATCGATATCGGGTAAATGTTGTGGTTGATAACAGCGAGACAGAAGGCGCTCCTGTTATATATGAGGATAATCCCAGTTATAAAAACTTGATTGGCCGGATTGAATACAAATCAAAAATGGGTGCACTCACAACAAATTTCAATCTGATCAAGCCGGGTGCACTTCATAAAGCCAATGGCGGTTATTTAATTCTGGATGCCCGTCAGCTTTTGCTTGAACCGTTTGCCTGGGAAGGTTTAAAGCGGGTATTAAAATCGGAAAAGTTGAAGATTGAATCACTCGGGGAATCCTACAGTATGATCAGTACCGTTTCCCTTGAGCCGGATCCGATCGATATTGATGTTAAAATTGTGCTCATGGGGCACCGTTTGCTCTATTACCTGCTATGTAGATATGATCCCGATTTTCAAAAACTATTTAAAGTTGAAGCCGATTTTGAGGATGAAATTGAACGCTCGGATGAAAACCAGGTAAACTACTCCAAATTTATTGCAGGATTGGTAAATGAAAATGAGCTTCGTCCTTTTTCCCGTGAAGCGGTTGCCAAAGTCATTGAACAGAGCTCGAGATTGGTCAGCGACAGAGAAAAGTTATCTATCAAAACTGATGAAATTCAGGATTTGCTGATGGAATCCAATCATTGGGCAAGCGAGAACGAACACGACCTGGTACAATATGAGGATGTTGAAAAGGCAGTTGAACAAAAAATTTATCGCTCAGCCCGAATCCGTGACAAAATTCAGGAGTCTATAGACCGCGATACCATTTTTATTGACACTGAAGGCAAGGCAGTTGGACAAATAAATGGTTTGTCCGTTGCAAAAATAGGTAACCTGATGTTTGGCCGGCCAAATCGGATTACGGCTCGAGTGCAAATCGGAAAAGGTGAAATTATTAATATTGAACGAGAAGTAGAGATGAGCGGTCCTATTCACTCTAAAGGTGTCCTGATTCTAAAAGGATTCCTTGGGGAACGATATGCAAAAAACAGCCCCCTTTCGATGAATGCAAGCCTTGTTTTCGAGCAATCGTATTCGAATATTGATGGTGACAGTGCTTCTGCAGCCGAACTTTTTGCCCTGTTATCAGCCATTGGAGATGTTCCGCTGAAGCAGTCGTTTAGCGTCACCGGCTCAATCAACCAACACGGTCAAATTCAGCCTATTGGCGGAGTGAATGAGAAAATTGAGGGCTTTTTTGATGTTTGCAAGAAGCGCGGACTCACAGGCGATCAGGGCGTTCTCATTCCCAAAGCCAACGAGAAAAACCTGATGCTTCGCAGTGACATTCTTGAAGCTGTTGAAGATGATAAATTTCATATCTACTCCATTGGGCATGTTGATGAAGGACTTAAATTCCTGACCGATATGGAGATTGGTGAAGAACAGGAAGACGGGACGTATCCCGAACAAACATTGAACCACAAAGTAACGTCGAATCTAAGTCAGCTGGCCGATAAACGGAAAGCATTTACAGCACCAGAAAACGGCAGAAAATAG
- a CDS encoding universal stress protein, whose protein sequence is MVEENEKTILVREILVAVDTSKHSQAALEAAALLARILEAKIQGFFVYDEIWNRVSRLPSISVVNSLTGQISPFEDQTMENQVSVLENRLRKKLENISRRHKITYSWNSTRGKVEEEILEAAKNSDLITIGLKGASARRKVLGSSARRIIQQADKPILILKEGLHLGRKITAVYDGSEESYRAVQAALNIAERNESTITILMVNNNSELHSERNKEIEKLLRNSPVYAKVELLDQPNASRFLNSVNQQKSGLLILSKDQPLLRRSLQVISKSTVRF, encoded by the coding sequence ATGGTTGAAGAAAACGAGAAAACGATACTGGTTCGCGAAATTCTCGTAGCTGTAGACACTTCCAAACACAGCCAGGCTGCACTCGAAGCTGCCGCTCTATTGGCTCGGATCCTGGAGGCAAAAATACAGGGTTTCTTTGTTTATGATGAGATTTGGAATCGTGTATCGAGGCTTCCGTCCATCTCTGTGGTGAACTCGCTCACGGGTCAGATTTCCCCGTTTGAAGATCAAACAATGGAAAACCAGGTCAGTGTACTTGAAAACAGGCTCAGAAAAAAACTTGAGAATATCAGCCGGCGGCATAAGATTACATATTCATGGAACTCAACCCGGGGGAAAGTTGAAGAAGAGATTTTAGAAGCGGCCAAAAATTCTGACCTCATTACAATCGGACTCAAAGGAGCTTCAGCGAGAAGAAAAGTGCTGGGATCTTCGGCCAGGAGAATCATCCAACAAGCCGACAAACCAATATTAATCCTGAAAGAGGGGCTACATCTTGGCAGGAAAATTACCGCTGTTTATGATGGATCTGAAGAAAGTTATCGCGCGGTTCAAGCAGCTTTAAATATTGCCGAACGCAACGAGAGTACGATTACTATTTTAATGGTTAATAATAATTCGGAATTACATAGTGAGCGAAACAAAGAGATAGAAAAATTACTGCGAAATTCACCTGTTTATGCAAAAGTTGAGCTGTTGGATCAGCCAAATGCCAGCCGGTTTCTAAACTCTGTAAATCAGCAGAAATCAGGATTGTTAATCCTATCTAAAGACCAGCCACTTTTAAGGAGATCTCTTCAGGTGATTTCAAAATCAACTGTCCGGTTTTGA
- a CDS encoding alpha/beta hydrolase, with translation MDDAMIASNTKKTFLGRTVLDSHARICTKWPRGSVSESFHKSVSSDVPTLLISGEMDPITPPSLAEATMRNLTNSRHIIVPGAGHSPENECVDRLISEFLQAESIQELDTVCSSE, from the coding sequence ATGGATGATGCTATGATCGCAAGCAACACCAAAAAAACATTTCTCGGGCGCACAGTCTTGGACAGCCATGCGCGTATCTGCACCAAATGGCCTCGAGGCAGCGTATCTGAATCTTTCCATAAGTCTGTTTCCTCCGATGTGCCGACATTGTTGATTTCGGGTGAAATGGACCCGATAACACCACCAAGCCTGGCGGAAGCCACTATGCGCAACCTTACAAACAGCCGTCACATCATCGTTCCCGGAGCAGGTCACAGTCCCGAAAACGAATGCGTAGATAGGCTGATAAGCGAGTTTCTTCAGGCTGAATCAATTCAGGAGCTGGACACTGTTTGCTCTTCAGAATGA
- a CDS encoding glycoside hydrolase family 31 protein, translated as MINKYSLLIGVLAAFLFVNKVSAQLQGTGILNEPTDISPDFTNFQNTYYLADELISFDPETASGTLKYNRYEYGTRMAFNNLLATLSPVEANEFPGTEYAASPELPFSIQFVSSRTVRLKVSSGPQFVDRESLMLVNGTAPDARDEWKYAKVEEGHQYTSEHGKVLITVNPWHVYIYDEEDKLLTSTVHMSDVTNTFTPVLPFSYVRRASDYSRSYSAVMSLQPGEKIYGFGESFTQFDKRGEKVVLWVDDANGTQNETMYKPVPFYMSNRGYGVFMHHSSPISVDIGKYFNAVNSMMIGDDEADLFFFLGEPKDILDEYTELTGKASMPPLWSFGFWMSRITYFSEEDGRQVINQLRDFEIPADVLHFDTGWFGVDWRADYEFPEERFPNPEQMIQDFKDQGFHISLWQLPYMTPKNELYNELVENDLAIKDRKGNIPVEDAIIDFSNPEAVDWYQNKLEPLLEMGVGAIKVDFGEAAPENGLYHSGRTGWYEHNLYPLRYNKAAAEITEQVSGYPFIWARSTWAGSQRYPVHWGGDPATTSSAMSATLRAGLSIGLTGFTFWSHDIGGFTAAAPEDVYRRWTPFGMLTSHVRSHGNPPTEPWEYSDEFLEGFRKADNMRYRLMPYIYSQGKYSAERGLPMLRALFVEYPDDPGSWLIDDQYLFGSDMLVAPLFENVEERDVYLPPGTWIDYQTGETYEGGWHTIEAGEIPIVVLVKSGTVIPHIELAQSTKDMDWSNLELRVFSANGESASGKIYLPDGDEVETVTVSQQNGEFTLDDDPFDDRVNWEITSFE; from the coding sequence ATGATCAATAAATATTCACTACTTATCGGAGTGTTGGCTGCTTTCTTGTTTGTGAACAAAGTGTCTGCACAGTTACAGGGAACAGGTATTCTAAATGAACCCACGGATATCTCCCCGGACTTTACAAATTTTCAAAACACATACTACCTGGCGGATGAACTAATATCGTTTGATCCGGAAACAGCATCAGGCACACTTAAATATAATCGATATGAATACGGTACTCGTATGGCATTCAACAATTTACTTGCCACATTGAGCCCTGTTGAAGCGAATGAATTTCCGGGAACGGAGTATGCGGCAAGTCCCGAACTTCCATTTTCCATCCAGTTTGTGTCATCCAGAACGGTTCGTCTTAAAGTCTCTTCGGGGCCGCAATTTGTGGACAGAGAATCGCTTATGCTGGTTAATGGAACTGCTCCCGATGCCCGCGACGAATGGAAGTATGCCAAAGTTGAAGAGGGGCATCAATATACAAGCGAACACGGCAAAGTATTAATTACGGTAAACCCCTGGCATGTATATATTTATGATGAAGAAGACAAACTTCTTACGAGTACAGTTCACATGTCTGATGTCACCAATACCTTTACACCTGTACTGCCATTCTCTTATGTCCGCAGGGCGAGCGACTATTCAAGAAGTTACTCCGCAGTAATGTCCCTCCAGCCCGGCGAAAAGATCTACGGATTTGGGGAGTCGTTCACACAGTTTGATAAGCGCGGTGAAAAAGTAGTTCTCTGGGTGGATGATGCAAACGGTACACAGAATGAAACAATGTACAAGCCGGTTCCATTTTATATGAGCAATCGCGGGTACGGCGTGTTTATGCATCACTCCAGCCCCATTTCTGTTGATATTGGCAAATACTTCAACGCCGTGAACTCCATGATGATTGGCGATGATGAAGCCGACCTCTTTTTCTTTCTCGGTGAGCCAAAGGATATCCTGGATGAGTACACCGAACTGACCGGTAAAGCCTCCATGCCGCCACTCTGGTCATTTGGATTCTGGATGAGCCGTATCACCTACTTTTCTGAAGAAGATGGCCGGCAGGTTATCAATCAACTTCGGGACTTCGAAATTCCTGCCGATGTACTTCATTTTGATACCGGTTGGTTTGGCGTTGACTGGAGAGCCGATTACGAATTTCCTGAAGAGCGTTTTCCTAATCCTGAACAGATGATTCAGGATTTTAAAGATCAGGGATTTCATATCTCTCTCTGGCAGCTACCTTACATGACTCCAAAAAATGAATTGTACAATGAACTGGTTGAGAATGATCTCGCCATCAAAGACCGAAAAGGGAATATTCCTGTTGAGGATGCCATCATCGATTTCTCCAACCCCGAAGCGGTTGATTGGTATCAAAACAAGCTCGAACCTTTGCTTGAAATGGGCGTTGGAGCTATCAAGGTAGATTTTGGGGAAGCGGCTCCAGAAAATGGGCTCTATCACTCAGGACGAACCGGTTGGTACGAACACAACCTCTACCCTCTTCGATATAACAAGGCAGCTGCAGAAATCACTGAACAGGTTAGCGGTTATCCCTTTATTTGGGCCCGCAGCACATGGGCCGGTAGTCAGCGCTATCCCGTTCACTGGGGTGGTGATCCGGCAACCACAAGTTCAGCAATGTCAGCCACACTTCGGGCAGGACTCTCGATAGGCTTAACCGGATTTACATTCTGGAGTCACGATATTGGTGGATTTACAGCGGCAGCACCTGAAGATGTCTACCGGCGGTGGACACCATTTGGCATGCTAACCTCTCACGTTCGATCGCACGGAAACCCACCTACAGAACCGTGGGAGTACAGTGACGAATTCCTGGAAGGATTTCGTAAGGCAGACAACATGCGCTACAGGTTGATGCCTTATATCTACTCGCAAGGAAAATACAGTGCAGAACGAGGTCTTCCAATGCTTAGAGCATTGTTTGTTGAATACCCGGATGATCCCGGTTCATGGCTGATTGATGATCAATACCTGTTTGGATCGGACATGCTGGTTGCTCCTCTTTTTGAAAATGTTGAAGAACGTGATGTCTATCTGCCGCCCGGAACGTGGATTGACTATCAAACCGGGGAAACCTACGAAGGCGGGTGGCATACCATCGAGGCGGGTGAAATTCCCATTGTTGTTCTTGTGAAAAGCGGAACGGTGATACCGCACATCGAACTGGCTCAATCCACCAAAGATATGGATTGGTCGAACCTGGAACTGAGAGTGTTTTCTGCTAATGGAGAATCAGCCAGCGGAAAAATCTATCTGCCGGATGGTGATGAAGTTGAAACTGTTACCGTGTCACAACAAAACGGTGAATTCACACTTGATGATGATCCGTTTGATGACCGTGTAAACTGGGAAATTACCAGTTTCGAATAA
- a CDS encoding DUF6438 domain-containing protein — MKKLPILILLIIFTAAGTFYNPVIPQGLSEFSTADTLVQMERTVCFGTCPAYTLSILKDGKVTFNGREFVDHKGIATGQMSQKNLDVLIQRIRESHFMDVPSSPECESRYTDHSSVFLTVKLEDERNSVSHYLGCKGFQYEGELYELEEAIDSLAGVDKWVEGKD; from the coding sequence ATGAAGAAGCTACCTATACTGATACTGTTAATTATCTTCACAGCTGCCGGTACATTTTACAATCCCGTTATTCCGCAGGGATTATCTGAATTTTCAACAGCTGATACTCTCGTTCAAATGGAACGAACGGTCTGTTTTGGCACCTGTCCTGCATATACACTATCCATTTTAAAGGATGGAAAAGTAACCTTTAACGGAAGAGAATTTGTAGATCATAAAGGAATAGCAACAGGCCAGATGTCTCAGAAAAATTTAGATGTACTGATTCAAAGGATCCGGGAATCTCATTTTATGGATGTTCCTTCAAGTCCAGAATGTGAATCACGATATACAGATCACTCAAGTGTGTTTTTAACAGTCAAATTGGAAGATGAGCGAAATAGTGTTTCACATTACCTGGGGTGCAAGGGGTTTCAGTATGAGGGTGAATTGTATGAACTTGAGGAAGCGATTGACAGCCTTGCCGGTGTCGATAAATGGGTAGAAGGGAAAGATTAG
- a CDS encoding DUF5995 family protein has protein sequence MSELELATIDDVLAELGAIIELTVEEDSPLGIFAYVYRRTTAKIAEGLDQGRFEDAGRMEQFDVCICPPLYLLNFQVLLDSPFAKKEELKNGFII, from the coding sequence GTGTCGGAACTTGAACTTGCCACAATTGATGATGTCCTTGCCGAACTGGGTGCCATTATTGAATTGACCGTAGAGGAGGATAGTCCGCTCGGGATTTTTGCATATGTGTACCGTCGCACCACGGCCAAAATCGCCGAGGGACTGGATCAGGGCCGATTCGAAGATGCCGGGCGGATGGAGCAGTTCGATGTATGTATTTGCCCGCCTCTATATCTGCTCAATTTCCAGGTTCTGCTAGATAGTCCATTCGCCAAAAAGGAAGAACTAAAAAACGGCTTTATTATCTGA
- a CDS encoding DMT family transporter — protein sequence MFWGANFILAEIALREMAPISFSVSRFAMGGIAMLAVLYAQVYVDAKRSGTTFQFFPRIEKKDWMRLLWVSVLGATLAPWLGIEGLGLTHGARASIWLALGPAVSTGLGYVLSTEKMGKIGYAGVILAGLGTLTLAYDGLFVEQGYWSGDLLLFIALVLTVIELHLIKPLARKYGSVSMVAMRTVIGGTLYLLIASPSLVQEDWLNLGMWTWIAILAGGAVGVGVGQWVKVRALRLLGPTRVVIYGNLVPIAALLIAWLSIGQNPSLYEILAGLLVIAGAICIQVIDTSRKPNEHSVQDDELSVVSSAKQD from the coding sequence ATTTTTTGGGGAGCCAATTTTATCCTGGCAGAAATTGCTCTCCGTGAAATGGCTCCTATCTCTTTCAGCGTTTCAAGATTTGCGATGGGCGGTATTGCCATGTTGGCCGTCCTCTATGCGCAGGTCTATGTGGATGCCAAACGCTCAGGAACCACATTTCAATTCTTTCCCCGCATCGAGAAGAAAGACTGGATGCGGCTTTTGTGGGTTTCCGTTTTAGGCGCAACCCTTGCCCCGTGGCTGGGAATTGAAGGGCTTGGATTAACACATGGTGCGCGTGCTTCGATCTGGCTGGCCCTGGGGCCTGCTGTAAGCACAGGTCTTGGTTACGTTCTCAGCACTGAAAAAATGGGTAAGATTGGATATGCAGGCGTGATATTAGCCGGGCTCGGTACTTTAACTCTTGCTTACGATGGCCTCTTCGTAGAACAGGGATATTGGTCGGGTGATCTTTTATTATTTATTGCATTGGTGTTGACAGTCATTGAGCTACACCTGATTAAACCTCTTGCCCGGAAATATGGCTCCGTAAGTATGGTAGCGATGAGAACCGTTATTGGCGGAACGCTCTATCTTTTAATTGCCTCCCCTTCCCTGGTGCAGGAAGACTGGCTGAATCTTGGAATGTGGACATGGATTGCTATACTTGCCGGTGGAGCAGTCGGTGTTGGCGTGGGTCAGTGGGTAAAAGTCCGTGCATTGAGATTATTAGGCCCCACACGGGTTGTTATTTACGGTAACCTCGTTCCTATTGCTGCACTTTTGATTGCATGGCTTTCCATTGGACAAAATCCATCTCTTTATGAAATTTTAGCCGGATTGTTGGTTATTGCCGGTGCTATCTGCATTCAGGTGATTGACACATCCCGGAAACCAAACGAACACTCCGTCCAGGATGATGAACTTTCGGTAGTATCAAGCGCAAAGCAGGATTGA
- the dacB gene encoding D-alanyl-D-alanine carboxypeptidase/D-alanyl-D-alanine-endopeptidase codes for MTVRVLQSLIVIKPINHRFYLMNFRTLHLLISYYLFLALFFGCQTTSKIADSQPVKEEKKGSPSLVKMVEKSELFSANITGFVLYDPKTDSTLYSLNGNKYFTPASNTKLFTFYAGLKTLPDTLRALEYVVQGDSLIFWGTADPSFLHREYGSDTVYEFLKNRPEDLYYSDSHFQDKPLGAGWSWDDYNSYYSAEKSPFPIYGNMVEFTVEHIEINRIKKNRGEFMITPKQFTQNLEEKAGTDGELLLRDRTGNQFEYRPVADTTTYEVLKPFHYTSELVTDLLADTLGRTVKNIKMEKPSDTRVLYSIPADTAYKRMLQPSDNFIAEQLLLMIASERGEPMNTEKIIEYIIDNYLSDLPDQPQWADGSGLSRYNMFTPRTIVQLLEKIDEEFDSDEKMFELFPAGGETGTIESWYAHREGGAPYVYAKTGTLMNNHCLSGFIITKSGRKLLFSFMNNHYVTPSAVVKEEMEKVLWHIYSSF; via the coding sequence ATGACGGTCAGAGTTTTGCAAAGCCTTATAGTAATCAAACCGATTAATCACCGATTTTATCTGATGAACTTCCGAACCCTCCACCTATTGATATCATATTACCTGTTTCTGGCTCTCTTTTTTGGTTGTCAGACAACAAGTAAAATTGCTGATTCCCAGCCAGTAAAAGAAGAGAAAAAAGGTTCTCCATCATTGGTGAAAATGGTTGAGAAATCTGAACTGTTTTCAGCGAATATTACAGGCTTTGTTTTATATGATCCGAAAACGGATTCTACACTCTATTCCCTAAACGGAAATAAATATTTTACACCTGCTTCCAATACAAAACTCTTTACTTTTTATGCGGGGTTAAAAACTCTTCCTGATACTCTCAGGGCGCTCGAATATGTGGTTCAAGGAGATTCTCTCATTTTCTGGGGTACTGCGGATCCATCATTTCTACACAGGGAATATGGTTCTGATACGGTTTATGAATTCCTGAAGAATCGGCCTGAGGATCTCTATTATTCCGATTCACATTTTCAAGATAAACCTCTTGGTGCCGGGTGGTCGTGGGATGATTACAACTCATACTATTCAGCAGAAAAATCTCCCTTCCCGATCTACGGAAATATGGTTGAATTTACGGTTGAGCATATTGAGATCAACCGAATCAAAAAGAACCGTGGAGAATTTATGATTACCCCAAAACAGTTTACCCAAAATTTAGAGGAGAAAGCCGGAACTGATGGTGAACTATTGCTGAGGGATCGAACCGGAAATCAGTTTGAATATCGCCCGGTGGCGGATACAACTACGTACGAGGTTCTTAAACCATTTCACTATACATCTGAACTGGTCACTGATCTGCTTGCTGATACGTTGGGGAGAACGGTAAAAAATATCAAAATGGAAAAACCATCAGATACCAGGGTTTTATACAGTATTCCTGCAGATACGGCCTACAAGCGAATGCTTCAACCCAGTGATAATTTTATAGCAGAGCAACTTCTGTTGATGATTGCATCTGAACGCGGTGAGCCGATGAATACAGAGAAAATAATCGAATATATTATAGACAATTATTTAAGTGACCTACCGGATCAGCCTCAATGGGCAGATGGCTCCGGCCTTTCGCGATATAACATGTTTACTCCAAGGACCATTGTCCAATTACTTGAAAAAATTGATGAAGAGTTCGACAGTGATGAAAAGATGTTTGAGCTGTTTCCGGCCGGAGGTGAAACGGGAACGATAGAGAGTTGGTATGCCCATCGCGAGGGAGGTGCCCCGTATGTTTATGCCAAAACCGGGACGCTCATGAATAATCATTGTTTGTCGGGTTTTATCATTACAAAAAGCGGACGTAAACTGCTGTTTAGCTTTATGAATAATCATTATGTCACACCATCAGCTGTTGTTAAGGAAGAGATGGAAAAGGTTTTGTGGCATATCTATTCATCTTTCTGA